The genomic segment ACATCAGAAATGAGCTCAATCAGTGCATCTACATGTCTCGCATTCCATGCTTTTGCAGAACGTTCCTCAAATTCCTGGAGTGTTAATTGGCCACGGGAAACGGCTGCAGAAAGCTCATCTACCACTTGATTTCGGTTGAGATCAGTGGCGAGCTTCTTGATAGGTTCACGTTCATTTGGCCCAGTCATGCATCCCAGTGTAGGCCGGGATTTGTAGAAAGTGTGCCTAGCTGATAATGTGAACGGCTGAGTCCCACTCTTGTAGTTGGGAACTGACGGCACCTCGCTAACACGCGCTGGTACCGCCCCTGGTTTTCCGGGACGCGGTGGCGCATGTAGGCATTTAATAGGTTGTTCGTGACATGTTTGGTCGGGCCCCAAAGAGAGCCCCCTTTTTTGCGTGTCTGGACACTTTTTAAATTCTCGCGCCATCGACAAAGCTCAGCTTTCGTGTTCGTCCCCCGGGCGTCACGTCAGAAGACAAAAAGAACAACTCCGAAATAAGGATGGTTCATGCCAACTATTCAGCAGCTGGTCCGTAAGGGCCGCCACGATAAGTCCGTTAAGGTGGCTACCGCGGCACTGAAGGGTTCCCCTCAGCGTCGTGGCGTATGCACCCGTGTGTACACCACCACTCCTAAGAAGCCTAACTCCGCTCTGCGTAAGGTTGCACGTGTGCGCCTTACCTCCGGCATCGAGGTTTCTGCTTACATTCCTGGTGAAGGCCACAACCTGCAGGAGCACTCCATGGTGCTCGTTCGCGGTGGTCGTGTTAAGGACCTCCCAGGTGTTCGTTACAAGATCGTTCGTGGCGCACTGGATACCCAGGGTGTTAAGGACCGCAAGCAGGCTCGTTCCCGCTACGGCGCGAAGAGGGGATAATTAAAAATGCGTAAATCAGCAGCTCCTAAGCGTCCAATTGTTCTGGATCCAGTATACAAGTCTGAGCTCGTTACTCAGCTCGTAAACAAGATCCTTATCGGTGGCAAGAAGTCCACCGCAGAGCGCATCGTCTACGGTGCCCTCGAGATCTGCCGCGAGAAGACCGGCACCGATCCAGTAGGAACCCTCGAGAAGGCTCTTGGCAACATCCGCCCAGACCTCGAAGTTCGTTCCCGCCGTGTTGGTGGCGCTACCTACCAGGTGCCAGTG from the Corynebacterium crudilactis genome contains:
- the rpsL gene encoding 30S ribosomal protein S12, with the translated sequence MPTIQQLVRKGRHDKSVKVATAALKGSPQRRGVCTRVYTTTPKKPNSALRKVARVRLTSGIEVSAYIPGEGHNLQEHSMVLVRGGRVKDLPGVRYKIVRGALDTQGVKDRKQARSRYGAKRG
- the rpsG gene encoding 30S ribosomal protein S7 encodes the protein MRKSAAPKRPIVLDPVYKSELVTQLVNKILIGGKKSTAERIVYGALEICREKTGTDPVGTLEKALGNIRPDLEVRSRRVGGATYQVPVDVRPERATTLALRWLVTFTRQRRENTMIERLANELLDAANGLGASVKRREDTHKMAEANRAFAHYRW